The following coding sequences are from one Aliarcobacter skirrowii CCUG 10374 window:
- a CDS encoding M3 family metallopeptidase, which produces MFQEFKLENFENSSKELEKLLDISRNKIEELLKIENKTYKNFVTLFQEIGEDINEFITPIFHIDSVKNSKITSKVHEECLPIISKYESEISQNENIYSALKDIQFKEKSTLNDIQNKVLENEIREFELSGCQLENNKKKRLEEINLTLSELSHKFSQNLLNATNSYELIVENFEDVKELPESDLELAKFDDNGTTKYKFTLHMPSYIAYMTYGTSRDKREQLYKAYTTRASENGKLIEEILALRYEEAQILGFKNYASLSLATKMAKNEDEVISFLENLGKKAKEKAKKELEEVKSLALKDGIKDFRPSDLAYYSEKLKKAQYDIDEEYYRPYFEQNSVLKGFFDFLEQMFEVKFTKTDALTWDEKVQVYNLNENGKIIGRIYIDLESRKDKRGGAWMNNWHSYYIDSNGDTKLPTAYIVGNFPQSTKDIPSLLRHSDVVTLFHEMGHALHHLLSKVAEVNVSGIAGVTWDTVEFPSQFLEYFSYDRDVLKLFAKHYKSGETLDDEAINRLIKARNFQSSMATVRQIEFALFDFKLHQKLYKTEKEVQDLLNQIREEFAVVIPPSYNKFQNGFSHIFSGGYSAGYYSYKWAEVLSADAFYMFIESGNIFNKELGLKYKNTILSKGGSYNMDKLFYDFAQREPKVDSLLKIDGIIS; this is translated from the coding sequence ATGTTTCAAGAATTTAAATTAGAAAACTTTGAGAACTCTAGCAAAGAGTTAGAAAAGTTATTGGATATTAGCAGAAATAAAATAGAAGAGCTTTTAAAAATAGAGAATAAAACATACAAAAACTTTGTTACTTTATTTCAAGAAATAGGGGAGGATATTAACGAATTTATAACTCCTATATTTCATATCGATTCTGTAAAGAATTCAAAAATAACTTCAAAAGTGCATGAAGAGTGCCTTCCTATTATCTCTAAATATGAAAGTGAGATAAGTCAAAATGAAAATATTTATAGTGCTTTAAAAGATATACAGTTTAAAGAAAAAAGTACTTTAAATGATATACAAAATAAAGTGCTTGAAAATGAGATTAGAGAGTTTGAATTATCAGGTTGTCAATTAGAAAATAATAAAAAGAAAAGACTTGAAGAGATAAATTTAACGCTTAGTGAGCTGTCACATAAATTTTCACAAAATCTTTTAAATGCTACAAATAGTTATGAACTTATAGTTGAAAATTTTGAAGATGTAAAAGAGTTGCCAGAATCTGATTTAGAATTGGCAAAATTTGATGATAATGGAACTACTAAATATAAGTTTACTTTACATATGCCATCTTACATTGCATATATGACATATGGAACATCAAGAGATAAAAGAGAACAACTTTACAAAGCATATACAACAAGAGCTAGTGAAAATGGTAAATTAATAGAAGAGATATTAGCTTTAAGATATGAAGAGGCACAAATATTAGGTTTTAAAAATTATGCTTCTTTATCTTTAGCTACAAAAATGGCTAAAAACGAAGATGAAGTTATATCTTTTTTAGAAAATTTAGGTAAAAAAGCAAAAGAGAAAGCAAAAAAAGAGTTAGAAGAGGTTAAATCTTTAGCTTTAAAAGATGGTATAAAAGATTTTAGACCAAGTGATTTAGCTTATTACTCTGAGAAGCTAAAAAAAGCTCAATATGATATTGACGAAGAGTACTATAGACCTTATTTTGAGCAAAACTCAGTTTTAAAAGGTTTTTTTGACTTTTTAGAGCAGATGTTTGAAGTTAAATTCACAAAAACAGATGCTTTAACTTGGGATGAGAAAGTTCAAGTTTACAATTTAAATGAAAATGGAAAAATTATTGGAAGAATTTATATAGATTTAGAGTCAAGAAAAGATAAAAGAGGTGGTGCTTGGATGAATAATTGGCACTCTTATTATATAGATTCAAATGGTGATACAAAGCTTCCAACAGCTTATATAGTTGGAAATTTTCCACAATCTACAAAAGATATTCCATCTTTATTAAGACATAGCGATGTTGTAACTTTGTTTCATGAGATGGGACATGCTTTGCACCATCTATTAAGTAAAGTAGCAGAGGTAAATGTAAGTGGAATTGCTGGAGTTACTTGGGATACAGTAGAGTTTCCATCACAATTTTTAGAGTACTTCTCTTATGATAGAGATGTTTTAAAATTATTCGCAAAACATTACAAATCTGGTGAAACTTTGGATGATGAAGCTATAAATAGATTAATAAAAGCTAGAAATTTTCAATCATCTATGGCAACAGTAAGACAAATTGAGTTTGCATTGTTTGACTTTAAACTACATCAAAAGCTATACAAAACAGAAAAAGAGGTTCAAGATTTATTAAATCAAATTAGAGAAGAGTTTGCAGTAGTTATTCCACCATCTTATAATAAGTTTCAAAATGGATTTTCTCATATATTTTCAGGTGGATATAGTGCAGGGTATTACTCATACAAATGGGCAGAAGTACTTAGTGCAGATGCTTTTTATATGTTTATAGAGTCTGGAAATATATTTAATAAAGAATTAGGTTTAAAATATAAAAATACAATTTTAAGCAAAGGAGGATCTTATAATATGGATAAACTTTTTTATGATTTTGCACAAAGAGAACCAAAAGTTGATTCTCTACTAAAAATTGATGGAATTATTAGCTAA
- a CDS encoding tyrosine-type recombinase/integrase — MRYDLDFKNSFQDTLLFWMERFIRNKLTNLSNRQVIQKDRLATILQTLAKGIKSIDELELLVKDARNIGLSGINTYFNPLLKLYKYTTNLGLASMKEIDEELLSDFLATETSSLSDATKKNHRIALLSFFSYIDKQNENEDGSSYLFKIELKNWGGLSGKSGTKLPSFMNKDEIDRFLDAIEKFEFSENTGYRNRLIIKIIIYTGVRVSEVLNLKIKDIFNENDVYMLQIRGKGNKPRVVMIKKHIIEYDLKNWLDTRISDTDLLVCNQKGDRLTQAYVSRIVENILISAGIRKEKNGAHMLRHSFATLLYQKHHDLILVQEALGHSDINTSRIYTHFDKERLRKTTDIF; from the coding sequence ATGAGATATGATTTAGATTTCAAAAATAGTTTTCAAGATACTCTACTTTTTTGGATGGAGAGATTTATAAGAAATAAATTAACAAATCTCTCAAATAGACAAGTTATACAAAAAGATAGATTAGCAACAATATTGCAGACTTTAGCCAAAGGGATAAAATCTATAGATGAATTAGAGTTATTAGTAAAAGATGCTAGAAATATAGGTTTAAGTGGAATAAATACATACTTTAACCCTCTTTTAAAGCTATACAAATATACAACAAATTTAGGTTTAGCATCAATGAAAGAGATTGATGAAGAGTTATTAAGTGATTTTTTAGCTACAGAAACAAGCTCTTTGTCGGATGCTACTAAAAAAAATCATAGAATTGCCCTACTATCTTTTTTCTCCTACATTGATAAACAGAATGAAAATGAAGATGGAAGTTCATATCTGTTTAAAATAGAGCTTAAAAATTGGGGTGGATTAAGTGGTAAAAGTGGTACAAAACTGCCCTCTTTTATGAATAAAGATGAGATTGATAGATTTTTAGATGCTATTGAAAAATTTGAGTTTTCAGAAAATACTGGATATAGAAATCGCCTTATTATAAAAATTATTATATACACAGGTGTTAGGGTTAGTGAAGTTTTAAATTTAAAAATAAAGGATATTTTTAATGAAAATGATGTTTATATGTTACAAATTAGAGGTAAAGGTAACAAACCAAGAGTTGTAATGATAAAAAAGCATATTATTGAGTATGATTTAAAAAACTGGTTAGATACAAGAATAAGCGATACTGATCTTTTAGTTTGTAATCAAAAAGGAGATAGATTAACTCAAGCATATGTTAGTAGAATTGTAGAAAATATTTTAATAAGTGCTGGGATTAGAAAAGAGAAAAATGGAGCACATATGTTAAGGCATAGTTTTGCAACACTTTTGTACCAAAAGCATCATGATTTAATATTAGTTCAAGAAGCTCTAGGTCACTCAGATATAAATACAAGCCGTATTTATACACATTTTGACAAAGAGAGACTTAGAAAAACTACAGATATATTTTAA
- a CDS encoding CheR family methyltransferase, with the protein MRYTTQDVHNRIKKILYSLTGITLTDNKDIMISNRIDKLKRNCNNYGDIMELLNSVENGQNVTEFINTFTTNKTHFFREDFHFEDLRDRVLPNFVNSNNQISIWSSAASTGEEPYSIAMTIFEANSILNSNIKANIIATDIDTNVLQYAADGIYRYSKAEKEFPDWIKPQKYFKRRVQKTLTSEEILIKVNDELKRLISFGMLNLNDTNYPFSKNQFDVIFCRNVLIYFSAEDQNIILKKIFKYLKIGGTLYLGHSENPQDLINYVKRVGQNIFIKEKEII; encoded by the coding sequence ATGCGATACACAACACAAGATGTTCACAATAGAATAAAAAAGATTCTTTATTCTCTAACTGGTATTACACTTACAGATAATAAAGATATTATGATTTCTAATAGAATTGATAAATTAAAAAGAAATTGTAATAATTATGGTGATATTATGGAGCTTTTAAACTCTGTTGAAAATGGGCAAAATGTAACTGAGTTTATTAATACATTTACTACAAATAAGACACACTTTTTTCGTGAAGATTTTCATTTTGAAGATTTAAGGGATAGAGTTCTGCCTAATTTTGTAAACTCAAATAATCAAATATCAATTTGGTCTTCAGCAGCATCAACTGGTGAAGAGCCTTATTCAATTGCAATGACTATATTTGAAGCGAATAGTATTTTAAATTCAAATATAAAAGCAAATATCATAGCAACCGATATTGATACAAATGTTCTTCAATATGCAGCCGATGGAATATACAGATATAGTAAAGCCGAGAAAGAGTTTCCAGACTGGATAAAACCTCAAAAATATTTTAAAAGAAGAGTTCAAAAAACACTTACAAGCGAAGAGATCTTGATAAAAGTGAATGATGAATTAAAAAGATTAATTAGTTTTGGAATGTTAAATCTAAATGATACAAACTACCCATTTTCTAAAAATCAGTTCGATGTTATCTTTTGCAGAAATGTACTTATATATTTTTCAGCAGAAGATCAAAATATTATTCTAAAAAAAATATTTAAATATTTAAAAATTGGTGGGACATTATATCTTGGTCATTCTGAGAATCCACAGGATTTAATAAATTATGTAAAAAGAGTAGGTCAAAATATTTTTATTAAAGAGAAAGAGATAATATGA
- a CDS encoding protein-glutamate methylesterase/protein-glutamine glutaminase, with product MYTVLIIDDSASMRRILKDMINSIDEFEVVDVANDAYEAREKIKEYEPDLVTIDINMPKMDGVTFLRNLMRLHPMPAVVISGESVRGSDIFDDGAVGFIPKPSTGESMKSFESRIKDTLLSLTFLLKRYTLKKPQAKKKNYTQTTNVDYKVHPDEVIPLRAAPFGGQKLIAIGSSTGGVESLLRVFSKLPNDLPPILITQHIPYGFSSSFAQRLNDHSDVDVCEAKDGMILKRGHAYLAPGNMHLTIEKYGNELRTKLLDTKKVSQHKPSVDVLFRSVNNSVGGSAMAVMMTGMGDDGTIAMKELFDNGAYTVAQNEASCVVFGMPMKAIQAGSVKDIIHLDDIAQYIIDFSRGKRK from the coding sequence ATGTATACAGTATTAATAATAGATGATTCAGCTTCAATGAGAAGAATTTTAAAAGATATGATAAATTCAATAGATGAGTTTGAAGTAGTTGATGTAGCAAATGATGCTTATGAAGCTAGAGAAAAAATAAAAGAGTATGAGCCTGATTTGGTAACTATAGATATAAATATGCCAAAGATGGATGGCGTAACTTTTTTAAGAAATCTAATGAGACTTCACCCTATGCCAGCTGTTGTAATATCAGGAGAGAGTGTTAGAGGAAGTGATATTTTTGATGATGGAGCTGTTGGATTTATTCCAAAACCATCAACTGGTGAAAGTATGAAATCGTTTGAATCAAGAATAAAAGATACTTTGCTAAGTCTTACATTCTTACTAAAAAGGTATACACTTAAAAAACCTCAAGCTAAAAAGAAAAACTATACTCAAACTACAAATGTAGATTATAAGGTACACCCAGATGAAGTTATTCCTTTAAGAGCAGCTCCTTTTGGTGGGCAAAAATTAATAGCAATTGGTTCATCAACAGGTGGAGTTGAGTCGCTATTAAGAGTATTTAGTAAATTACCAAATGATTTACCACCAATTTTAATAACTCAACATATACCATATGGATTTTCCAGCTCTTTTGCACAAAGATTAAATGATCATTCAGATGTTGATGTATGTGAAGCAAAAGATGGAATGATATTAAAAAGAGGGCATGCTTATTTGGCTCCTGGAAATATGCATCTAACAATTGAAAAGTATGGAAATGAGTTAAGAACAAAACTTCTTGATACAAAAAAGGTAAGTCAACATAAACCTAGTGTTGATGTTCTTTTTAGGTCTGTAAATAATAGTGTAGGTGGATCTGCTATGGCTGTTATGATGACTGGAATGGGAGATGATGGAACTATTGCTATGAAAGAGTTATTTGATAATGGTGCTTATACAGTAGCTCAAAATGAGGCTAGCTGTGTTGTTTTTGGAATGCCTATGAAAGCTATACAAGCAGGTTCTGTTAAAGATATAATACATCTAGATGATATTGCACAATACATAATTGATTTTTCAAGAGGAAAGCGTAAATAG
- the prmC gene encoding peptide chain release factor N(5)-glutamine methyltransferase: MTIKECVKKYAIYLKDITHIPAKEVEILIMHLLEKNVIWLHLNYDNSFTKLEELEKLVKKRATNFPLEYITNRASFYGESFIVQEGVLIPRPETELLVDNAKDIIEFELKNVEKYKDKPIKVLEIGTGSGIISVMLAILIDNIEITAVDINEKALSLASRNAKKLNVDHKIDFIHSNLFENVKENDIFMVISNPPYIKNSYVLPKNVSFEPKNALFGGEIGDELLKDIIKNTFIRKIPYLLCEMGYDQKSPLEEYFKEFSVEFYEFYKDYEKFDRGFTLKFKY, translated from the coding sequence ATGACAATAAAAGAGTGCGTAAAAAAATACGCAATATATTTAAAAGATATTACACATATTCCAGCAAAAGAGGTTGAGATATTAATAATGCATTTGTTGGAAAAAAATGTAATTTGGTTACATCTTAACTATGATAATAGTTTTACAAAACTAGAAGAGTTAGAAAAATTAGTAAAAAAAAGAGCTACAAATTTTCCTTTGGAGTATATTACAAATAGAGCATCTTTTTATGGAGAGAGTTTTATTGTGCAAGAGGGTGTTTTAATACCAAGACCAGAGACAGAACTTTTAGTTGATAATGCAAAAGATATCATAGAGTTTGAATTAAAAAATGTAGAAAAATACAAAGATAAACCCATAAAAGTTTTAGAAATAGGTACAGGAAGCGGGATAATATCTGTAATGCTAGCAATACTGATTGATAATATTGAGATAACAGCTGTTGATATAAATGAAAAGGCTCTATCTTTAGCTAGTAGAAATGCTAAAAAATTAAATGTAGATCACAAAATTGATTTTATACATAGTAATTTATTTGAAAATGTTAAAGAAAATGATATTTTTATGGTTATTTCAAATCCACCATATATAAAAAATAGTTATGTTTTACCAAAAAATGTTTCATTTGAACCTAAAAATGCTCTTTTTGGTGGTGAAATTGGAGATGAGCTATTAAAAGATATTATAAAAAACACATTTATAAGAAAAATTCCATATTTACTTTGTGAGATGGGTTATGATCAAAAGAGTCCTTTAGAGGAGTATTTTAAAGAGTTTAGTGTAGAATTCTATGAATTTTACAAAGATTATGAAAAATTTGATAGAGGTTTTACTCTAAAATTTAAATATTAA
- a CDS encoding chemotaxis protein CheD — protein MIIVGKKDGSIEKVPSSSISQKIKGYDTYTVLGGEFAVVADDKNIALKTLLGSCVALMFYDRKKKIKSMNHFLLPNTSDKIYDMKYGLYSVEAMLNEMYKLGCLKSDIVAKISGGADIMNLNLKNSIGSRNVEFAQEFCQKEGFRIISEHTRGTHGRLILLANNFETFIKVTQKTETDSKIASSEKSLQVEITKAPVIKEYPSAIELFNKNNKKLEPKMEIELF, from the coding sequence ATGATTATTGTGGGTAAAAAAGATGGTTCTATAGAAAAAGTTCCATCTTCATCCATATCACAAAAAATAAAAGGTTATGATACTTATACTGTTTTAGGTGGAGAGTTTGCAGTAGTAGCAGATGATAAAAACATAGCATTAAAGACCCTTTTAGGCTCTTGTGTTGCTTTAATGTTTTACGATAGAAAAAAAAAGATAAAGAGTATGAATCACTTTTTACTTCCTAACACTAGTGACAAAATTTATGATATGAAATATGGACTTTACTCTGTCGAAGCAATGCTAAATGAGATGTATAAACTAGGGTGCTTAAAATCAGATATTGTTGCTAAAATATCAGGTGGAGCTGATATTATGAATTTGAATTTAAAAAACTCAATAGGATCTAGAAATGTTGAGTTTGCTCAAGAGTTTTGCCAAAAAGAGGGCTTTAGAATTATCTCTGAGCATACAAGAGGAACTCATGGAAGATTGATACTTCTTGCAAATAATTTTGAAACATTTATTAAAGTTACTCAAAAAACTGAAACAGATAGTAAAATTGCTTCTAGTGAAAAATCATTACAAGTTGAAATTACTAAAGCACCAGTTATTAAAGAGTACCCAAGTGCGATTGAACTTTTTAACAAAAATAATAAAAAGCTTGAACCAAAAATGGAAATTGAGCTTTTTTAA